A single region of the Streptomyces sp. NBC_01262 genome encodes:
- a CDS encoding TetR/AcrR family transcriptional regulator, producing the protein MARNAQETQSRILEAATEEFARHGIAGARVDRITRAAGVNGALLYRYFGSKLNLFDAVYSDLVTDLVRDVPLNPADLVGYVDRLLDYYAEHPDVVRLAAWRQLERPDQELPDVVVAAQHDKIERIRDAQAHGVLPGTLSADELLNLLLTLSLSGTPLPPGAEATGQPVRRSAILAAVGLLVHAQ; encoded by the coding sequence GTGGCGCGAAACGCACAGGAGACGCAGAGCAGGATCCTGGAGGCGGCAACGGAGGAGTTCGCGCGCCACGGCATCGCCGGCGCGCGTGTCGACCGCATCACTCGGGCAGCCGGCGTGAACGGTGCTCTGCTGTACCGGTACTTCGGCAGCAAGCTCAACCTCTTCGACGCTGTCTACAGCGACCTGGTGACCGATCTGGTGCGGGATGTCCCCCTGAACCCGGCCGACCTGGTCGGCTACGTCGACCGTCTCCTGGACTACTACGCCGAACACCCGGACGTCGTCCGTCTGGCGGCCTGGCGACAGCTTGAGCGCCCCGACCAGGAGCTTCCCGACGTTGTGGTGGCCGCGCAGCATGACAAGATCGAGCGCATCCGCGACGCCCAGGCGCATGGCGTGCTACCCGGCACCCTGTCGGCCGATGAGCTCCTCAACCTCCTGCTCACGCTGTCCCTGAGCGGCACACCGCTGCCCCCTGGCGCCGAGGCCACGGGGCAACCGGTTCGGCGTTCCGCGATCCTCGCGGCCGTCGGGCTCCTAGTGCACGCCCAGTGA